The Corynebacterium sp. SCR221107 genome includes the window CATCATCGTCTCGGTCATCGTGAGCACCTTTACCACGCCGAAGCCGGACGAGGATCTGGTGGGCTTTGTGAAGTCGGTGACCCCGAAGTCCCACTTCGCCGATGACACCGAGGCTGCGCTGCCGTGGTACCGCCGCACCGTGCCGCTGGGCATGCTGTGCCTGGCGATGGTCGTGACCCTCAACATCATCTTCCTCTAAGCGGATGCGGCTTGCAGGCACAGCAGCACTGACTCTCACGCGGCGTGCCTTGCGCCAGAATCCGCCACCATCTCGTCCTTCTTATTTCACTTAAGGAACTTTTCACCATGAGCACCCATCAACCGAAGGCCAGCAGCCAGCACTTCGCGGGCGCCTTCGACATCCGCAACGTCATCGGCGCGCTGATCGGCATCTATGGCCTCGTCCTTGTCATCTGCAGTTTCGCGCTGGATCCCGGCATCAACCCCGAGACCGGCGTGGAGAAGAGCTCCGCCGACAACCTCTGGGCTGGCATCGCCATGCTGGCCGTGGGCATCGTCTTCGCACTGTGGGCGAAGCTGCGCCCAATCGCAGTCGACGAGGCAAACTAGGCAGGCAAACTAGGCAGGCAAACTAGGCCTTTTCCCCCTCCCGCACGCCGCTAAAGCTGCAACCCCACAAAAGTTTCCAACCAGGCGAGACCACGAGCACCATGAGCACTAACAAACAACCCATCCACGCTTCCGCTACCAGCCCAGCTACCACCTCCGCAGCGCCTAGCCCGGCCACCACTTCCACCGGGCACGAGGCCGCCATGCCGCAGACCCTCGCCGCCGGGGTAAGTGTGACCGCAGCCCGGCTGGCCGACGGCCGGGAGATCCTCTACTTCGATGACACCCCGAAGTCGAAAGGGGAGCGGGTGCTCGACGATCCCCGCGACCTGCCCCAGGCGCACACGACCTCGGAGATGCGCCGCGATCCGCTGACCGGCGCCTGGGTGGCCTATGCCGCCCACCGCATGAACCGCACGTTCATGCCCCCGGCCAACGAAAACCCGCTTGCGCCCAGCAAGCCGGGCCAGCTGCCCACGGAGATTCCTTCGCCGACCTATGACGTGGTCGTCTTCGAAAACCGCTTTCCGAGCTTTTCCATGAACATCGACGATTCCGGCTGGGAGTACCTGGTCGACGGCATCGAGGCCTACCCGCGCAAGCCCGCGAAGGCCCGCTGCGAGGTGGTCTGCTTTACCGAAGATGTCAGCAAGTCCTTCAAGGATCTCGAGCCTAGGCGCATCCGCACGGTCATTGAAGCCTGGGCGCATCGCACGGCTGCCCTGTCGGCCATCGAGGGTATCCAGCAGGTATTCCCCTTCGAGAATCGCGGCGAGGAGATCGGCGTGACCCTGCAGCACCCGCACGGCCAGATCTACTCCTACCCGTTCCTTTCGCCGCGACTTGCCTCGATCGTCGAGTCCAGCAAGGCCTTTGCTGCTGCGCATCCGGGCAAGGAGCTGTTTGCACAATTGCTTGCCGACGAACGCAGCGCCGGCACTCGCATCATCGAAGAGACCGAGTTTTTCACCGTGTTCGTTCCGGCCGCAGCCAAGTGGCCGGTGGAGGTCATGGTCTGGCCCAACCGTCACGTGGCCGACTTCACCGAGCTTTCCGACGCCGAGCGCGAGGACCTAGCCCACCTGCTCAAGCGCCTGTACACGGCGGTGGACCGCTTCTTCCCAGGCGTGGAGAAGACCCCGTACATCGCGGGCTGGAACCAGGCCCCGGTCGATCCGAGCTTGCGTCGCTATTCCCGACTTCACCTACAACTGTTTTCGCTCATGCGCTCCCCGAACCGCATGAAGTTCCTCGCTGGCAGCGAGTCCTCCCAGTCCGTGTGGATCAACGACACCACCCCGGAGGCCATCGCCGCCCGATTCAAGGAGGTATGGCCCTAATGCCACGCTGGATTTCCACCCGCCAACCCCAACACCTCGCCGAAGACGCGGCCCGCCTGTTCAAGGAGGCTTTCGGCCGCGACCCAAAGGGTGTCTGGGGTGCCCCTGGCCGCGTGAACGTGATCGGCGATCACGTGGACTACGCTGCGGGCGTGTCCATTCCCTTCGCCCTTGAGCAACTTACTGCCGTGGCCGCCGCACCGAATGAGGATGGCGTCTACCGGGTGGTCTCGATCGCCCCGGACGGCACCAAGATGGAAACGACCATCCCGGTCGATGAGGTGGGCCCGCTGCACCCTGCCGATTGGTCTGGCTACGTGGTGGGCACCATTTGGGCTGCCACCCAGTCGCAGGTCATCCCCACCGTGCAGGGCTATAACCTGGCGATTGTCTCCGATGTCCCGCTTGGCTCAGGTCTTAGTTCCTCTGCCGCCCTCGAGTGTGCTACCGCCGTCGCCGCCTTTGAGCTGGCCAATCACAAGGCGCCAACTCGCAATGACCTTCCCGGCTTGGTCGATGCCTGCATCCGCGCTGAGAACGAGGTGGTCGGCGCCTCCACCGGCGGGTTGGATCAGCGCTCCAGCCTCTATGGTGAGCACGGCAAGGCCCTTGTCATCGACTTCCATGAAGGCACAACCACCCCGGTTCCTTTCGACCTGGCCGCCAAGGGGTTGGCCTTGCTCATCGCCGATACGAATGCCCCGCATGCCCTTAACGACGGCCAATACGCTTCGCGCCGCGGCGTCATCGACGCCTTTACCCAGGCCCAGCCGGAGGCGACCTTCCGCGACATCGACGACGCCGTAGAAAAGGCATCCGCCTGGGCAGAGGAGAACAACCTCGATGTAGCGGAGGCCACCAAACGAGTCAAGCACGTGGTGGAGGAGACCGCCCGCACGATCGAAGCCGCCCACGCGCTTGAAGCCGATGACATGGCTACCTTCCGCCAGCTCATGCAGGACTCCCACGAGTCCCTGCGTGACCAGTATGAGGTGGTCACTCAGGAGCTGGAGTCCGCGTTCCACGCGGCGGGCGAGTACGGCGCCCGCATGACCGGCGGTGGCTTCGGCGGTTCCGTCATTGCGCTGGTGAACGCCCAGGATGTCGAGGCCACCGCGGCAAAGATCGAGCAGGCTGCCCTCGACCGCGGCTTCCCGGCCCCCACCTTCTTGGTGGCGCGCCCGGGTGATGGGGCACGGCGCCTGGCTTAATCAAGGAGCAGAATCTTCCAACTTCTCGACAATTACACCCAGACAAAGGTACGGCAGGCCTTAAGGTTCGCCGTTTCTTGTATCCTTTCATCGAAAGGGGTTGTAATGTCGATTAGCTATTTCGGTAACCGCGAGCCTATGCCGCTGGTGGATATTTGCAGCTTCGATCTCATTTCTGAGGTCATCAAGCACCTGACCAATCCGGAGATCTTTGCGATTTTGAATGCTCTCGCAGGCGCCGGTAAGTGGGATGCAGCAATGTGGGCGATGTATAACTGGGTGCGCAATGACTCGGAGTCACGCATGCTGATACCACAGCCAGGAGATGTACACCCAGCGCTGACCGCGGAGTGCCCAGCCGAAAACCTCAGTTTCTCCATTGAAGCGCCCTACGCCGAGCTGGAGACGATTTCAGGTTTTTACGAGATCGTCGGCGAAGAGTCGACCTTCATGCGCCTTGGGGAATCTGTGCAGTTGAAGGTTTCCTAAAAACCCGGCTTCCCTTGGCAGGGTCGTTCCGAGGAGCACCGTTACGTGGCCTGTTGCCATTCTTGTGACTTTCGAGAATGGATGCTGCCGGCGCTAATGGCGATTAATACAGTCGCCAAAGGGAGACCCAATGTCTTTTTTTTACAGCCCGATTTTTCCCGCAATGGATCTCCTTGACACTTTTGGCGAGGAGTTTCTGAGGGAGAGCATCGCCTTCTTCACAACAGTAGAAATCGTCGAAATCTTGGATGCGTTTGAGCGCGCAAGGCGATACCAAGGAACTCTCCACGGTCAGGTATTGCTGGGCGTCCTATGACAGCGATACCCATGGAACCGTTAATTCGCGCGCAGACAATTCCTCCACAATCACCATTGCATGTCCCGCAGAGGGGTTCGAGTAGTCGCTGACTATAGGGAATCACCTGCATTTTCACCGATGACTGAAGTTCAATGACGAGGAACTTACCGGCCAGTAGATAACCAAAGCATTCTTGCCCTTGCAGTTCCCAGTAGCAACCAATAATTTCCGAAGAGTTTCCCTACACAATGACTCTTCTTAACTGAGCCAGAGTTCCATTCCATAGGTAAACCTTAGTAAGAAACCTATGGAGGATTCATGTTCCAACGTCGTCTCACCGGTGTATTGCTGGCGGTAGTCGCCTCAGGCGGAGTCTTGGCCGCTTGTGCGGAGCCTACAGAGAATTCCAACGCCGCGGAGGACAACACGGCCGCTGCGCAAGAAAAGACGACACTCACGGTCTATACATCTGAGCCGGAGGAAAAGGTTGATGCTATTAACGCACTGTTCAGCGAGCAGTACCCTGACATTGAGGTTGAAGTTTACCGAGCGGGTACTGGTGATTTGAACGCTCGAATTGCAGCCGAAAAGGAATCCGGAAAGATTGAGGCAGACGTTCTGTGGGCTGCAGATGCAGCAACCTTCGAAAAGTACGCAGCGAGCAATGACCTTTCTGAATTAGAAGGGGTTGACACCGAGCAGGTGATTGAAGAGGCTCGTGACCCAGAGAATTACTACGTTGGAACTCGCATCATTCCCACTGTCATCGCATACAACACCTCTGTGATCAGCGAAGACGAAGCCCCGAAGTCCTGGCAGGACTTGGTAGATCCCAAGTACTCGGAAAAAATCGTCCTCCCGAATCCGGCGGTTTCCGGCGCAGCCGCGTTCAATGCTTCTGTGTGGAAGAATGATCCGGCGCTGGGCGAAGCGTGGATCAAGGCTCTTGGACAGAACACTCCAATGATTGCTGAATCAAATGGACCGACGTCCCAGGAGATCGCTTCCGGATCCCGTCCTGTAGGTATCGTGGTTGATTACCTCGTGCGTGATCTTGCCGCGAAGGGTTCGCCAATTGCAATTTCCTATCCCACTGAAGGCGTCCCCTACATCACGGAGCCCGCAGGGGTGTTCGAGGCATCCGAAAATAAAGAGGCGGCTCAGACCTATATCAATTTCCTCCTCTCTAAGGAGGCACAGTCATTGGCGGTGGAGCAGTCTTACCTCCCCGTCCGTAATGATGTAAAGACCCCGGAGGGGGTTCCCGCTCTCGAAGACATCACTTTGATGAAGCAGGACCTGGAGAAGATCACTGCAGATAAGGAAGCTGCGGTGAAGGTCTTCCAGGATTCCGTTGCCTAAAGTAATGCGGGGCCGATCATGTGCCGGTCCCGCTTTATCCCTGACAGTTGCAGGGGCCTGGCTGATTGCCGTGGGACTGTTCGTTGTCCCTCTATCCCTGGTTATCTCAATCGCACTCGGTGGAAACCAAATCCCACTTTTGATAGAGCATGGTGTGGTGGACGCGCTGAGGAACTCGCTCGCCACCACCTTGTTGTCCGCCTGCCTTGCGGTGTTCGCAGGCCTTCTTGTTGCATTGCTGCTGGACCGTACGGACATCGTGGGTGGGCGTGCACTGCGCCTGTTGCTGTTGTCACCGCTTCTCGTCCCGCCTTTTATCGGTGCCATCGCGTGGATGCAGTTATTCGGTCCGAGTCAGGGAATAAATAGAATCCTTGGTCGAGAAGTGTGGAACATCTACGGGGCCGACGGCGTAACGTTTCTACTCGCCGTCCACTCATTCCCGATGGCGTACGTGATCATTGTTTCGGCATTGCGATCGATTCCACCTGAATTAGAACTAGCTGCGAGAATCGCCGGGGCAAGCCCTGGGCAAGTGTTTTTCTCCGTGACCATCCCATTGCTTCGACCTGCGCTTATCGCATCTTTCACCCTGGCAGCAATCGCCAATCTTGCTGATTTTGGTATCCCAGCAATACTCGGATCGCCTGCACGATTCGAAACGCTGGCAACGATGATTTATCGATTCATGGATTCGGGGACGGTCGACAACCCTCTGCAAGTGGTATCGACGCTTGGGGTTGGTTTGCTAGGTCTTGGTTGCCTTGCCGTGATAGCCGACATAATGGTGTCGCGAGGTGCGACTACGTCAGCACATGAAATCCGCGCGGGAAGTCAATTGCCATTGGGAAAGTTGCGGTTGCCAATTTCTATTGCTGCATGGATCGTCGGCCTAGGGATATCTATAGGCCCGTTGATGGGCTTGACGTATCGCGCCCTCCTACCAGCACCGGGTCTTCCATTTTCCTTGGAAACAGTCACTATGGACAATTTCTCTAGTGCCTTGTCGAATCCCCGGGTGGTTGAAGGATTTGCTAACTCACTCGTTCTTGGCGTATCTGCCGCGGTAATTTGTGGGTTCCTAGGTTGGGGGATCGGTCTCATCATCACTCGTACCCGTCTAGCTGGTAGAACCTTACTTTCCGCGATCGTTTTACTCCCAATGGTCTTACCTGGTCTAATCATTGGCGTAGCATGGCTTATCTTCGGAAGGTACACCGGGATGTACAACACGCTCTGGGTCATTTTGGCAGCGTACGTGTGCGCCTTTTCCGGGCTGGTTTTGCAGTCAGTGCGTGCCCCTCTCCAATCCATGCCCCAATCCTTTGAGGAAGCGGCGCTAATATCTGGTGCACCGCCTATGCGCGCATTGATTTCTACTTCTGGTGCATTAGTTATCCCCGCGGCGATTTCAGGAGGGGTACTGGTCGCGGTGACTGCAATGCGTGAGTTGACGGTCTCCGTCCTGCTCATTGCGCCAGGCACGACAACCTTGGGTGTGCAAGTATTCAACCTGCAACAAGCGGGAAATTACAACCAGGCCTCTGCACTTTCGCTGCTCTTCTTGCTGGTGGGAGTGGCAGCACTTGCCGCAACTATTCGTCCAGCGAGAAATGGAGTTTAGATCCATGGCAGCGATTGATGTAAACGAAGTTACCGTTGAATTTCCCAATGGAAATAAAGGCCTTGATGAGGCCTCATTATCCGTTGGAGACGGTGAATTCGTCGCACTCGTCGGGGCCTCGGGCTCGGGGAAAACCACCCTTCTGCGAACAATTGCCGGATTTGGCCACCCAACTTCCGGAGCAGTGAAACTAGACGGTGAAGATGTTTCACTTGTTCCTCCGGAACGGCGAGGGATCGGTATGGTGTTTCAGCAGCACGCGGTTTGGCCGCACATGTCCGTTGCCGCAAACATTGGGTTTCCGCTCAAAATGGCCAAGGTATCGAAGCAGAGGCGTCGCATTCTAGTCGACCAGGTATTAGAACTTGTCGGACTGCCGGGATTTGGTGGTCGCAAGCCTGCCAGTCTTTCAGGGGGTCAACGGCAACGTGTCGCATTGGCTCGCGCGATTGTGGCTGAGCCGTCAGTTTTGCTTCTGGATGAAGCGCTATCCGCGTTGGATGAGCCTTTACGAGATACGTTGAGGCGTGAGTTGGTCTCGTTGACCAGAAAAGCAGGGCTCACGGCCGTGCATGTCACCCATGATCGCTCTGAAGCACTCGCCATTGCCGATCGGGTTGCTGTGATGTCGCGCGGCAATATCCTCCAATGTGCAACGCCACAGGAGATCATTTCTCGCCCGAAGACACCCGAGGTGGCAGCCTTCCTACTGGATGCAACTCTACTTAAGGCAGTGCATTCCGACGCCAAGGTGATTTGCCGGGAACTCGGACTTGCTTGGCCAGCGGAGGAATTTGATCCGGTCCCGACCATACCGAAGAAATCGGATCTCACTCTGGCGGTCCTATCCCGCCACGTAAGCATCCAACCGAACACAGTACGGGGGGACAACATAATAAGTGCGGAAGTGACGAGCGTGTTATTCAATGGCGGCAGCTATTCCGTTACTGCGATGAGCCGAGGCCAGTCGTTTCGGGTAGATTGCAGCCACCGCCCGGAAATCGGAGAAGCAGTTCAGCTGAAGGTCGACAACCCACTCGTATACTCTCACGCTTCTACTTCCTGCGATTGAGTGCCTGATTGAATGGACCAATGGGGATGTCACCGCATTAGTAGAGGCCGATTGCGGTGACGTACTGTGCTTTTCTTTCGAAGGGACCCTTACGAACCTCGGGCAAGGCTGCAGTGGGCTTTCCGGATTAATATTTCTCATGATGGCAATCATTAAGCCACGGTACGACCTTCCAAGAACAGCCTTTGCGGCATTTCCCTGTGAAGTCTCAACTCGAATTGAATGGGTTTTTCATTCTTGTGCGAAACATATTCTGCTTGCCCGAGGAGCGTGAATGCTTCGGCTAGTCCAAGTGAGTTATTGTTCGAGCTTCGGACAGCTAACAACAACGAGTGGCTGAGTTCTTTGTGATGGATATATCGTTGTGCGGTCTTCGACTTGAGAGAAGTCTGTGACTGAGATTCCCAGTGGAATAGGTCGGGAGAAATTGGATAATCCTTGTAGGAGGTGGTCTCGGTAAAGTGCCTCTCGTCCTTGTTGAGGGTGACCAAGAAGAGGTCTGTGCCTTGGTCCGGGAGATAACACACTCCCTCCCTCGGCAGACTTGCCAGCTTCTTTAACTCGTCATCCTTGAGTGCTCCCATGAGTTCAGCTAGGGAGTAACGTGCGTGGCTCCGCAAAGGTGAGTTGGCCAAAGGACCGGTCAATCCTTTGGGGTTTGCTTTACTCTCTTCGACCTGAATCTTGAGAAGCTCGGTGAGTTCAGTACAGAAGTTCGTATTTCTCCGGACCTGATCCAAGGCATTTTCGAAAGAATCCGGAACCGATGCCAGCGGGCGGTTTCCCCAAATGTTCAGCAAGAACATTCGAGCGTAGGCTTTCTCAGATTGGGAAAGATTACCAAAAGACGGACCATCCGGATTGAGGAGCCGCGTGTACTCGCGTGCACGCTCAAGATCATTGACGTGGACAAAGGCTCGCACCCGATTGACGAGGGGATCCTTTTTCGCTTCATAACGATCGATCAGATTCGCCTCGCTTAGGTAATAGGTCCAGCTAGCGTTGGTTGGCCGGTAGATTTCAAAAACGGACAGTCCCGTGTCACCCAAGAAATCGGTAAGCGAGGTGGTCCGGGTGATTCGTGCCAGTTCGACGATTCGTTTAGACGTGGCCTTGGTGACTTGCTTGAGGTTTTGCAGTACTTGTTCTTTGGTTAGCTTGTCTAATGAAATGCTGCTTCCTGCGGGGAGAAGTGGAAAATCTGCTTCGGCTTGCTGGACCAATCGGCGACCACCGAGACCTGTGAGGGCTCGGAAACGCCGCTCCATATCGAATTCGGAATTGTGAAGACCGACGAAGTCGAGAATGAGGCAGGATTCTTTTCCAGGGGATAGGCGAAGTCCACGACCAATTTGCTGAAGGAAAAGGACCGGGCTTTGAGTTGGTCGCAGCAGTAGAACTGTGTTGATCTCGGGGATATCGAGTCCCTCATTGAAAAGGTCTACGGAAAAGACTACTTTTATGGCACCACTTCGAAGTTCGGTAAGTGTGCGATTTCTCTCGTCTGCGGTGCTTTGTCCCGTGAGCACCGCAGATGGCACGCCCATCTCGTTGAAGTAAGCGTTCATGAATGTGGCGTGTTCGATGGAAACACAAAACGCAAGGGCCTTGATGCTGCTCAAATCGAAGGCA containing:
- a CDS encoding ABC transporter ATP-binding protein, translated to MAAIDVNEVTVEFPNGNKGLDEASLSVGDGEFVALVGASGSGKTTLLRTIAGFGHPTSGAVKLDGEDVSLVPPERRGIGMVFQQHAVWPHMSVAANIGFPLKMAKVSKQRRRILVDQVLELVGLPGFGGRKPASLSGGQRQRVALARAIVAEPSVLLLDEALSALDEPLRDTLRRELVSLTRKAGLTAVHVTHDRSEALAIADRVAVMSRGNILQCATPQEIISRPKTPEVAAFLLDATLLKAVHSDAKVICRELGLAWPAEEFDPVPTIPKKSDLTLAVLSRHVSIQPNTVRGDNIISAEVTSVLFNGGSYSVTAMSRGQSFRVDCSHRPEIGEAVQLKVDNPLVYSHASTSCD
- a CDS encoding ABC transporter substrate-binding protein, coding for MFQRRLTGVLLAVVASGGVLAACAEPTENSNAAEDNTAAAQEKTTLTVYTSEPEEKVDAINALFSEQYPDIEVEVYRAGTGDLNARIAAEKESGKIEADVLWAADAATFEKYAASNDLSELEGVDTEQVIEEARDPENYYVGTRIIPTVIAYNTSVISEDEAPKSWQDLVDPKYSEKIVLPNPAVSGAAAFNASVWKNDPALGEAWIKALGQNTPMIAESNGPTSQEIASGSRPVGIVVDYLVRDLAAKGSPIAISYPTEGVPYITEPAGVFEASENKEAAQTYINFLLSKEAQSLAVEQSYLPVRNDVKTPEGVPALEDITLMKQDLEKITADKEAAVKVFQDSVA
- the galT gene encoding galactose-1-phosphate uridylyltransferase, with amino-acid sequence MPQTLAAGVSVTAARLADGREILYFDDTPKSKGERVLDDPRDLPQAHTTSEMRRDPLTGAWVAYAAHRMNRTFMPPANENPLAPSKPGQLPTEIPSPTYDVVVFENRFPSFSMNIDDSGWEYLVDGIEAYPRKPAKARCEVVCFTEDVSKSFKDLEPRRIRTVIEAWAHRTAALSAIEGIQQVFPFENRGEEIGVTLQHPHGQIYSYPFLSPRLASIVESSKAFAAAHPGKELFAQLLADERSAGTRIIEETEFFTVFVPAAAKWPVEVMVWPNRHVADFTELSDAEREDLAHLLKRLYTAVDRFFPGVEKTPYIAGWNQAPVDPSLRRYSRLHLQLFSLMRSPNRMKFLAGSESSQSVWINDTTPEAIAARFKEVWP
- a CDS encoding LPXTG cell wall anchor domain-containing protein — translated: MSTHQPKASSQHFAGAFDIRNVIGALIGIYGLVLVICSFALDPGINPETGVEKSSADNLWAGIAMLAVGIVFALWAKLRPIAVDEAN
- a CDS encoding ABC transporter permease; protein product: MRGRSCAGPALSLTVAGAWLIAVGLFVVPLSLVISIALGGNQIPLLIEHGVVDALRNSLATTLLSACLAVFAGLLVALLLDRTDIVGGRALRLLLLSPLLVPPFIGAIAWMQLFGPSQGINRILGREVWNIYGADGVTFLLAVHSFPMAYVIIVSALRSIPPELELAARIAGASPGQVFFSVTIPLLRPALIASFTLAAIANLADFGIPAILGSPARFETLATMIYRFMDSGTVDNPLQVVSTLGVGLLGLGCLAVIADIMVSRGATTSAHEIRAGSQLPLGKLRLPISIAAWIVGLGISIGPLMGLTYRALLPAPGLPFSLETVTMDNFSSALSNPRVVEGFANSLVLGVSAAVICGFLGWGIGLIITRTRLAGRTLLSAIVLLPMVLPGLIIGVAWLIFGRYTGMYNTLWVILAAYVCAFSGLVLQSVRAPLQSMPQSFEEAALISGAPPMRALISTSGALVIPAAISGGVLVAVTAMRELTVSVLLIAPGTTTLGVQVFNLQQAGNYNQASALSLLFLLVGVAALAATIRPARNGV
- the galK gene encoding galactokinase encodes the protein MPRWISTRQPQHLAEDAARLFKEAFGRDPKGVWGAPGRVNVIGDHVDYAAGVSIPFALEQLTAVAAAPNEDGVYRVVSIAPDGTKMETTIPVDEVGPLHPADWSGYVVGTIWAATQSQVIPTVQGYNLAIVSDVPLGSGLSSSAALECATAVAAFELANHKAPTRNDLPGLVDACIRAENEVVGASTGGLDQRSSLYGEHGKALVIDFHEGTTTPVPFDLAAKGLALLIADTNAPHALNDGQYASRRGVIDAFTQAQPEATFRDIDDAVEKASAWAEENNLDVAEATKRVKHVVEETARTIEAAHALEADDMATFRQLMQDSHESLRDQYEVVTQELESAFHAAGEYGARMTGGGFGGSVIALVNAQDVEATAAKIEQAALDRGFPAPTFLVARPGDGARRLA